A section of the Macadamia integrifolia cultivar HAES 741 chromosome 9, SCU_Mint_v3, whole genome shotgun sequence genome encodes:
- the LOC122088222 gene encoding DPH4 homolog: MPLGSSLIQKTFYDILSVKENASYEEIRASYRSAILNSHPDKLRGMSEISNTHHESQEKFLIIQKAWEVLSNSSSRAAYDSELQELRRDLGTAEDVSLKDMVVEDVGEVLELSYRCRCGDYFSINSAELEEMGYSLDRCECKILLWTVDALASSVVLPCGSCSLKIQLTIDADASFSSR; this comes from the coding sequence ATGCCTCTTGGCAGCAGTTTGATTCAGAAAACTTTCTATGACATTCTATCCGTGAAGGAAAATGCAAGTTATGAAGAAATCCGTGCAAGCTACAGGTCTGCCATCCTTAATTCTCACCCAGACAAGTTGCGTGGGATGTCTGAGATTTCTAATACTCACCATGAATCACAAGAAAAATTTCTCATCATACAGAAGGCTTGGGAAGTTCTCAGTAATTCGAGTTCTCGGGCGGCATATGATAGTGAACTGCAGGAACTGAGACGGGATTTGGGaactgcagaagatgttagtttGAAGGACATGGTGGTAGAAGATGTTGGAGAAGTCCTGGAGCTATCTTACCGATGCAGGTGTGGTGATTACTTCTCCATTAATTCTGCAGAGCTAGAGGAGATGGGATATTCATTAGATAGGTGTGAGTGTAAGATACTATTATGGACAGTAGATGCCTTGGCTTCATCAGTTGTTCTTCCATGTGGGTCTTGCTCTCTGAAAATCCAGCTGACTATTGATGCGGATGCTAGTTTTTCTAGTCGATGA